TCTCCAGGCGAGAATCGCTTGTTGGCGCGTGCGCGCCGACCATCGCATCCGTGCGACAGCCACCTGCCATGACTCGCTATGCAAACCGCACGCCGAAGTTCGAAAACGCTCGCCAGCGTTGCGCCGGCAAAACGCTCAAACCCTTGAGCCACAACAGGTCTACAACTCCTCGGCATCGCGGCGGGCGCCGCAAAGTCGGGCCCGAGGATTTGTAAAGGTTGCCAAACGTACTCCGCCTGCGCGGATCGACCTAGACCGGTTTCGGCGATTCGCGAGGAAATGGCGGCATTTCACCAACACGACGCTAGCACGCCGCGACAGCAGGCCGGTTTCACTCGCTGCTCGCCGCGCCGCGGATGAGCTGCTCGACCAGTCCGACATTGGCCGGCGGAAAGCGATAGCTCGCCAGTTCAGACGCCGCGACCCAGCGAAACCGCTCGGGCACGGGCGCCGGCACACCTTGCGTCTGGCAGGCAAAGAAGTGCAATCGCAGGTGACCATGCTCGTAGGCGTGATCGACGAGCGCGTGCAGCTTGCCCACCGAGACGGCGAGCCCTGTCTCCTCAAGACATTCGCGCGCGGCGGCCTGGGCGGGCGTTTCGTCGTCGCGCACCTTGCCGCCGGGAAATTCCCAGTAGCCGGCCAGCGGCACGCCCGGTTCGCGCAGCCCGATGAGATATCGTCCTTCGTGCTCGACGACGGCGACGGCGATGGTGACCTGACCCGGCATCGGCTTACGTGGTCGACTTGTACTTGTCGACCAGCCGTCCCGGCGAGCCCATGATGTTGTAGCCGCCGTCGACGTGCAGGATCTCGCCCGTGATGCCGTTGCCGAAATCGGACAGCAGGAACCCGGCCGAGCGACCGACTTCGCCCACGGTGACGTTACGGCCGAGCGGCGCCATGGCGGAATAGAGGCTGAGCATATCGTCCACGCCGGCGGCACTGCCAGCCAGCGTGCGGATCGGGCCAGCACTGATCGCGTTCACACGAATGCCGCGTGGCCCCAGATCGTAAGCCAGATACTTCACGACGGAGTCGAGCGCCGCCTTGCAGACCCCCATCACGTTGTAGCCGGGCACGGCCTTTTCGCCGCCGAAGTAGGTCATCGTGACGATGCTCGCGCCGTCGTTCAGCACCGGCGCGGCGGCGCGGCACACGGCGATCAGGCTGTAGGCGCTGATCTCCATGGCCAGCTTGAAACCGTCGCGGCTGCAGTTGATCGTATCGACCTTGAGGTCTTCGAGCTTGGCGTAGGCCACCGAGTGGACCAGGAAATCGAGCTGGCCGAATTCGGCGCTCGCCTTGGCCATCACTTCGTCGAGCTGCGCGTCGTTGTTCACGTCGAGCGGCACGAGGAACTTGGCATTCGCCTCGGCATCAGTGAGCTGCGACACACGATGGCGATTGCGTTTGCGGGCATCGTCTTCGCGATCGGGCAGGTGCGTAAAGCCGCAGACCGCCCCTTCGGCCATGACAAACTTCGCGATCGACCAGGCGATCGAACGGTCGTTGGCGACCCCGATCACCAGACCTTTTTTACCTTCGAGAAGACCCATCCTGCCGTCCTCCTGCGCTAAGACCAGGGCAAAGCAGCGGCCGAACGGCCCAGCGTCGATGCCACCGAGAAGTGGGAAAGATACCCCGCGGGACGTTACGACTCAACCAGACCTGC
The nucleotide sequence above comes from Pirellulales bacterium. Encoded proteins:
- a CDS encoding enoyl-ACP reductase; amino-acid sequence: MGLLEGKKGLVIGVANDRSIAWSIAKFVMAEGAVCGFTHLPDREDDARKRNRHRVSQLTDAEANAKFLVPLDVNNDAQLDEVMAKASAEFGQLDFLVHSVAYAKLEDLKVDTINCSRDGFKLAMEISAYSLIAVCRAAAPVLNDGASIVTMTYFGGEKAVPGYNVMGVCKAALDSVVKYLAYDLGPRGIRVNAISAGPIRTLAGSAAGVDDMLSLYSAMAPLGRNVTVGEVGRSAGFLLSDFGNGITGEILHVDGGYNIMGSPGRLVDKYKSTT
- a CDS encoding (deoxy)nucleoside triphosphate pyrophosphohydrolase; amino-acid sequence: MPGQVTIAVAVVEHEGRYLIGLREPGVPLAGYWEFPGGKVRDDETPAQAAARECLEETGLAVSVGKLHALVDHAYEHGHLRLHFFACQTQGVPAPVPERFRWVAASELASYRFPPANVGLVEQLIRGAASSE